Proteins found in one Thalassomonas actiniarum genomic segment:
- a CDS encoding GGDEF domain-containing protein has translation MHNYDNYQSASALSEQTLTFLTEHNIAPNPVNYSVIYHYLSQRNSELTAEIDFQLTQRNALDGVLLDDLFVKFLSNSDNIENNLLQPFEKTLSHTLDKIDDQAQSEEMILANLAKADHALSDNVLHKPLKNIVNFLIGTISNAQKQHQKLSDELAKTSEEVTFLKTKLEESREEAVHDALTGLLNRRGCDDKLQALDIKGKHSSLVIDIDDFKKINDTFGHQVGDKVIQRVAKIIKSSVSETDLATRYGGEEFLIVAPGQSLSQARALAEQIRLSVADLKLIQRKSNTFLPPITVSVGIAELADDNSWPSFFQRADQALYQAKNAGKNCCIDALPLKD, from the coding sequence ATGCATAACTATGACAACTATCAGTCGGCATCAGCGTTAAGTGAACAAACCCTCACCTTTTTGACTGAACATAACATAGCGCCAAACCCAGTTAATTATTCTGTTATTTATCACTACCTGAGCCAGAGAAACAGTGAATTAACAGCAGAGATAGATTTCCAGCTAACCCAAAGAAACGCCCTTGACGGTGTGCTGCTGGATGACTTATTTGTTAAATTTTTATCCAACAGCGATAACATTGAAAATAACTTATTGCAGCCGTTTGAAAAAACCTTGAGCCATACCCTGGATAAAATCGATGACCAGGCACAAAGCGAAGAAATGATTTTAGCCAACCTGGCCAAAGCGGATCACGCCCTTAGTGATAATGTCTTGCACAAGCCGCTTAAAAATATCGTCAACTTCCTGATCGGCACCATAAGCAATGCTCAAAAACAGCACCAGAAGTTGTCCGATGAACTGGCGAAAACCAGTGAGGAAGTCACCTTCTTAAAAACCAAACTTGAAGAATCCAGGGAAGAAGCGGTGCATGACGCTTTAACCGGTTTATTAAACCGCAGGGGCTGCGACGATAAACTCCAGGCTCTGGATATCAAGGGTAAACACTCGTCCCTGGTGATCGATATCGACGACTTTAAAAAGATTAACGATACCTTTGGCCATCAGGTCGGCGATAAGGTCATCCAGCGGGTGGCGAAAATCATCAAATCTTCGGTATCGGAAACCGATCTTGCCACCCGTTACGGCGGAGAAGAGTTTCTTATCGTCGCCCCCGGCCAGTCCCTCTCCCAGGCCAGAGCACTCGCCGAGCAGATCCGTTTGTCCGTTGCCGACCTGAAGCTGATCCAGAGGAAATCAAACACCTTTTTACCGCCGATCACGGTTTCTGTCGGCATCGCCGAACTGGCAGACGATAATAGCTGGCCATCCTTTTTTCAGCGGGCGGATCAGGCCTTATACCAGGCAAAAAATGCCGGCAAAAACTGCTGCATTGATGCCTTACCTTTAAAAGATTAA
- a CDS encoding FKBP-type peptidyl-prolyl cis-trans isomerase yields MKISSNKVVVMHYAVSDSEGTLIDSSYDHQPLAVIHGTGYLIPGLEDALLDHQVGDKFEVAVKAEQAYGERNDNFVQNVPKAMFEGIEDLDVGTQLRATTDDGEQTVIVIDISDDEITVDGNHPLAGIDLSFDVEILEVRDATEEELSHGHVHGEGGCGHNH; encoded by the coding sequence ATGAAAATTAGTAGCAACAAAGTCGTTGTCATGCATTATGCCGTATCCGACAGCGAAGGCACTTTAATTGACAGCTCATACGACCACCAGCCTTTGGCGGTTATTCATGGCACAGGTTACCTGATCCCTGGATTGGAAGATGCCCTGCTCGATCATCAGGTTGGCGATAAGTTTGAAGTCGCAGTCAAGGCTGAACAGGCCTATGGCGAGCGCAACGATAATTTTGTCCAGAATGTCCCTAAAGCCATGTTTGAAGGCATAGAAGACCTGGATGTCGGCACTCAGCTGCGGGCAACCACAGATGACGGCGAACAAACCGTTATTGTCATCGATATCAGTGATGATGAAATAACCGTAGACGGTAACCACCCGTTAGCCGGTATAGATCTCAGTTTTGATGTAGAAATTCTTGAAGTAAGAGATGCTACGGAAGAAGAATTAAGCCACGGGCATGTGCACGGTGAAGGTGGTTGCGGCCATAACCATTAA
- the lysS gene encoding lysine--tRNA ligase produces the protein MTEQVKAPQDENKLIAERRGKLAQIRENCPANGHPNQFERKHYANDLQSAHGEKDKETLEAESEVYSIAGRVMAKRGPFLVLQDMTGRIQAYADKNVQKDIKARWGVLDIGDIVGVSGTLHKSGKGDLYVNMDQYQLLTKSLRPLPEKYHGLSDQETKYRQRYVDLMINEDTRNTFKMRTKVVEGIRNFLVKRDYMEVETPMLQVIPGGATAKPFMTYHNSLDIDMYLRIAPELYLKRLVVGGFERVFEINRNFRNEGLSTRHNPEFTMIEFYQAYADYNDMMNLTEEMLRSVAQDVLGTTMVRNTEKDENGEVTSEIFYDFGKPFERLSMVDAILKHAPGLDESILRNPEENLEGLKAMAVEVGVKLSDAAKVWGPGKYICEIFEEVAEHNLMQPTFITEYPWEVSPLARRNDENPFITDRFEFFVGGRELANGFSELNDAEDQAARFRKQVEEKDAGDDEAMHFDEDYIRALEFGMPPTAGEGIGIDRLVMLFTDSPTIKDVILFPHMRPQAD, from the coding sequence ATGACTGAGCAAGTAAAAGCACCGCAAGACGAGAATAAATTGATTGCCGAGCGTCGCGGCAAGTTAGCGCAAATTCGTGAGAACTGTCCGGCCAACGGCCACCCGAACCAGTTTGAACGAAAACACTATGCCAATGATTTACAGTCTGCCCACGGTGAAAAAGATAAAGAAACCCTGGAAGCTGAATCTGAGGTGTACAGCATTGCCGGTCGTGTGATGGCTAAACGCGGGCCATTCTTAGTACTTCAGGATATGACCGGGCGTATCCAGGCTTATGCCGATAAAAATGTGCAAAAAGACATTAAAGCCCGCTGGGGTGTGTTGGATATCGGTGATATCGTTGGTGTCAGCGGAACCTTGCATAAATCCGGTAAAGGGGATCTGTATGTCAATATGGACCAGTACCAGTTATTGACTAAATCCTTACGTCCTTTGCCGGAAAAATATCACGGCTTATCGGATCAGGAAACCAAGTATCGTCAGCGTTATGTTGATCTGATGATCAATGAAGATACCCGCAATACCTTTAAAATGCGTACCAAAGTGGTTGAAGGTATCCGTAACTTCCTGGTCAAGCGAGATTATATGGAAGTGGAAACCCCTATGCTGCAGGTGATCCCCGGTGGTGCAACCGCTAAGCCGTTTATGACTTACCATAACTCGTTAGATATCGATATGTATCTGCGTATCGCCCCCGAGCTTTACCTTAAGCGCCTGGTGGTTGGCGGTTTTGAGCGGGTATTTGAAATTAACCGTAACTTCCGCAACGAAGGTTTGTCCACCCGCCATAACCCTGAATTTACCATGATAGAGTTCTATCAGGCTTATGCCGATTACAACGATATGATGAACCTGACGGAAGAAATGCTGCGTAGTGTGGCCCAGGACGTATTGGGGACGACTATGGTGCGCAACACGGAAAAAGACGAAAACGGTGAAGTCACCAGCGAAATTTTTTATGATTTCGGCAAGCCGTTTGAGCGTTTGTCTATGGTGGATGCCATCTTAAAACATGCACCTGGTTTGGATGAAAGCATTTTACGTAACCCGGAAGAAAACCTTGAAGGCCTTAAAGCCATGGCGGTTGAAGTTGGCGTTAAGTTATCTGATGCTGCCAAGGTCTGGGGTCCGGGCAAATATATTTGTGAGATTTTTGAAGAAGTGGCCGAGCATAACCTGATGCAGCCGACTTTTATCACCGAATATCCGTGGGAAGTCTCTCCGCTGGCGCGCCGCAATGACGAAAACCCGTTTATTACCGATCGTTTTGAGTTCTTTGTTGGCGGTCGCGAGCTGGCCAACGGTTTCTCGGAGTTAAATGACGCCGAAGATCAGGCGGCACGTTTCCGTAAGCAGGTTGAAGAAAAAGATGCCGGTGACGATGAAGCCATGCACTTTGACGAAGATTATATCCGTGCACTGGAATTTGGCATGCCGCCAACGGCGGGTGAAGGCATAGGCATCGACCGTCTGGTGATGTTGTTTACCGACTCCCCGACCATTAAAGATGTGATCTTATTCCCGCATATGCGTCCGCAGGCGGATTAG
- a CDS encoding diguanylate cyclase domain-containing protein, with protein sequence MKAEINGYQLEEQIYESESSLIFRAIRKKDRQSVILKFLNQDLPSTKALSRYKQEYKTLSHISSSRVIAIYDLVTSQEKPVLVLEDFHGLSLQSLLTQHTFSTPDKLYYCIEICKALADIHEQNIIHKALCPAHVLINPATRQVKIIDFSLASEFNREAPALKAGEQLTGNLAYLAPEQSGRMNRLLDYRGDYYALGGIIYLLFTGRLPFEDKEPLELIYSHMAKAPPTPTSVNKNVPEVISDICLKLLAKDPEQRYGSARGIIHDLQLCLKQANKGRQLKRFSLAGEDHPRQLQISQKIYGRSRQVKQIRQKLPDISRGQVAILLVSGESGIGKTTLIQEVYPPLTAFKGHFIRGKFSLYSKNIPYSAFIDAFKQLIAIILSSSKQQLQGWKTRINNALGSNAQVLTDLIPELKLITGEPPPLPELGSRENENRFKQVLKKFIRVLCQPEHPLIIFIDDLQWLDMASGQLIQSLLQDKNLGYLYLLGAYRTSEPGENHTLDTLINQLKANKGELTTISLPPLSLENIKHFLADSLAGKTENITELARLTQEKTLGNPFFIKEFITELYRKNFINFDVQQKRWQWDLTKITSANITSNVINFMVAKLKELPEHTLELLKLASCAGSKFNLNTLATINKTSPEQSYQELLPALKARLIQPLSEPELSSQALVSARLLIFKLKFLHDKVQQAAYSLLTPLQKQLIHYNLGCLLFERGNPSNEQLFEEVTHLNLGAALITNPFGIIEVIELNMKAAAIAHASGAYQTSAELCRQARKLLPENSWSSHFDLSFSVYLALIQAEYLSGHFDRADSLYPVVLNRIKEKKDLLELYATKMIQANLNGDFVQAITSGQRGLGLLGIEFPENEKLAEKLFLHEHHGLKKFSSLFEQETKQTALNTNADSENRDSYDEIKYVMKLLSYLWMPVYFLGRINTLGWLSAKMTALSLKQGNNEYSAYGYMNYAFTLYSLQEDHQQAKQFSQLALELIKTYDNKEIKGKVLMLSGASGHWHSPLEAQETTFQNAFDYSLDCGDFTTAGYSAIWLLVTGFFSGKHFEQLSREAANFYQFYLEHESGHLQELFLPFASQLLTSLSGMSSFDLKIGPAFNQDIFLTKHQHNPVALGFYYSARLYRVLLLEQTQTPEQAIALCEQGNRFNPGTILIPFNNFHLSLVLTGNFNLYSNEEQKQKARNKIDSLLRQMKNWSELTPANYLHKYLLMSAESARIFGESHSNVMQKYEAAISALEQTRYKHYLALANKCYAGYLQHKGHIKIAAMYLQQALYLYQGWGFANPVRQIKEHYARLMPLPAQAPLSIPEDNNQAPLDSQTLDKLHQVLAGESNQKKLLQQLICLTAENAGADKAILILREQDSEHWFIEAQYQLKESQADIRVLQHASPDKDKIPLSLIEYNLRLGKDLLLANPHQQSQFSQDSYIKVHKPGSILCCGLFNLGKVTGLIYLENQISSYAFTREHLTSLKLVAGFSAMQLENARLNQELETRVTNQTRALKFKAGLASLLAELSHQLTHLPPGECDREIARALAVLGSFCRLDNIYVYLSKGKILKIAHCWHLKTGKVPLDIHIARHKNFIRLLEQKNCFCFRSLTEIPAGASDFNQALAQYQFNSGIIVRLSDKAENPGFIAFDSSTNRHAWTDPEIALLKTAAAIFASAIKNSALAHQLKQTQETLLKTEHQLNQSIQLDELTGLHNRVFFHQQLALEITRAARNQRYLSIILLDIDYFRRYNDNCGHITGDKALVKVARSIEKLLKRSGESVARFSGEEFAIILPETDLNHAHKTATLLCKGIRRLKIPHPCSDASEVLTVSLGIATTKARIQTSAQAMLSVADKALYQAKTNGRNRFAAIELESDHYAVPKQGA encoded by the coding sequence ATGAAAGCGGAAATTAACGGATATCAATTAGAAGAACAAATATATGAAAGTGAAAGCTCCCTCATCTTTCGTGCGATCAGAAAAAAAGACCGACAGAGCGTTATCCTTAAATTTCTTAACCAAGACTTACCCAGCACCAAAGCACTTAGCCGCTATAAACAGGAATATAAAACCTTAAGCCACATATCCAGTTCCCGGGTGATCGCTATTTACGACCTAGTCACCAGCCAGGAAAAACCTGTGCTGGTATTGGAAGACTTTCATGGCCTTTCATTACAGTCCCTGCTAACACAACACACTTTTTCAACGCCGGACAAGCTCTACTATTGCATTGAAATCTGTAAGGCATTGGCAGATATTCATGAACAAAATATTATCCATAAAGCCCTCTGTCCGGCTCATGTCCTGATCAATCCCGCCACGCGGCAAGTCAAAATCATTGATTTTTCCCTGGCATCCGAGTTCAACCGTGAAGCCCCGGCATTAAAAGCCGGAGAGCAATTAACTGGCAATCTCGCTTACCTGGCGCCGGAGCAGTCCGGGCGCATGAACCGTTTACTGGACTATCGCGGCGATTATTATGCTTTGGGAGGGATCATCTATTTACTTTTTACCGGCCGCCTCCCCTTTGAGGATAAGGAGCCGCTGGAGTTAATCTACAGCCATATGGCCAAAGCGCCACCAACGCCGACCTCAGTGAATAAGAACGTGCCTGAGGTGATCTCAGATATCTGTTTGAAATTACTAGCGAAAGATCCAGAGCAAAGATACGGCTCCGCCAGGGGCATCATACATGATCTGCAGTTATGCCTTAAACAGGCTAACAAAGGGCGGCAGCTTAAGCGTTTTTCCCTGGCAGGTGAAGATCATCCACGTCAGCTGCAAATCTCACAAAAAATATATGGCCGGAGCCGGCAAGTTAAACAAATACGGCAAAAACTGCCAGACATCAGCCGAGGCCAGGTGGCCATATTATTAGTCAGCGGCGAGTCGGGCATAGGAAAAACAACCCTGATACAGGAAGTTTATCCCCCCCTGACCGCCTTTAAGGGGCATTTTATCCGGGGAAAATTCAGTCTTTACAGCAAAAATATTCCCTATTCCGCCTTTATTGACGCCTTTAAACAATTGATCGCCATCATCCTAAGCAGCTCCAAACAGCAGCTGCAAGGATGGAAAACCAGGATAAATAATGCCCTGGGCAGTAACGCCCAGGTATTAACCGATTTAATACCGGAACTGAAACTTATCACAGGCGAACCTCCTCCCCTGCCCGAACTGGGTTCCAGGGAAAATGAAAACCGCTTCAAACAGGTATTAAAAAAATTTATCCGGGTACTTTGCCAACCAGAGCACCCGCTGATTATCTTTATCGACGATTTACAATGGCTGGATATGGCATCAGGTCAATTAATCCAGTCCCTGCTGCAGGATAAAAACCTGGGGTATCTCTACTTACTCGGCGCCTACCGAACAAGTGAGCCTGGTGAAAACCATACTTTAGACACCCTGATTAACCAACTTAAGGCCAACAAAGGGGAGCTAACCACCATTTCCCTTCCCCCATTATCCCTGGAGAATATCAAACATTTTTTAGCCGACAGCCTGGCTGGTAAAACAGAAAATATCACTGAACTGGCTCGGCTAACTCAGGAGAAAACCTTAGGCAACCCTTTTTTTATAAAGGAATTTATCACCGAGCTTTACCGGAAAAATTTCATCAATTTCGATGTTCAACAAAAACGCTGGCAATGGGATCTAACAAAAATCACCTCCGCCAATATCACCAGCAATGTCATCAACTTTATGGTCGCTAAGTTAAAAGAACTGCCAGAGCACACCCTGGAATTATTAAAACTGGCGTCATGTGCCGGCAGCAAGTTTAACCTTAACACCCTGGCAACCATCAATAAAACCTCTCCGGAGCAAAGCTATCAGGAGTTATTGCCGGCACTTAAGGCCCGGCTGATCCAGCCCCTGTCCGAACCGGAATTATCAAGCCAGGCACTGGTCTCTGCCCGGCTGTTGATCTTTAAACTGAAATTTCTTCACGACAAGGTACAGCAGGCAGCCTATTCCCTGCTTACGCCTTTGCAGAAACAGCTGATACATTATAATCTCGGCTGCTTACTGTTCGAACGCGGCAACCCCAGTAATGAACAGCTGTTTGAAGAAGTGACCCACCTGAACCTGGGGGCAGCGCTGATCACTAACCCCTTCGGCATCATAGAAGTGATCGAATTAAATATGAAAGCGGCAGCCATAGCACACGCTTCAGGCGCTTACCAGACCTCCGCTGAACTGTGCCGACAGGCTCGAAAATTATTGCCGGAAAACAGCTGGTCATCCCATTTTGATCTGAGCTTTAGCGTCTACCTGGCATTAATTCAAGCCGAATATTTGTCCGGGCATTTTGACCGTGCCGATAGTTTATATCCTGTGGTGCTTAACCGGATCAAGGAGAAAAAAGATCTGCTGGAACTTTATGCCACCAAAATGATACAGGCAAACCTTAACGGTGATTTTGTCCAGGCAATTACTTCGGGACAAAGAGGCTTAGGCCTGCTTGGCATTGAATTTCCCGAAAATGAAAAATTGGCGGAGAAGCTCTTTTTACATGAACACCATGGCCTCAAAAAATTCAGCAGTTTATTCGAACAAGAAACGAAGCAAACGGCCTTGAACACAAACGCGGACTCAGAAAACCGGGATTCGTACGATGAAATAAAGTATGTTATGAAACTCCTGAGCTACCTTTGGATGCCGGTTTATTTTCTCGGGCGGATAAACACCCTGGGCTGGCTCTCTGCGAAAATGACGGCTTTAAGCCTGAAGCAGGGAAACAACGAATACTCGGCTTATGGCTATATGAATTATGCCTTTACCCTTTATTCCCTCCAGGAAGATCATCAACAGGCAAAGCAATTTTCCCAGCTCGCATTAGAGCTGATAAAAACATATGATAATAAAGAAATTAAAGGAAAAGTATTAATGCTTTCGGGCGCCAGCGGACACTGGCATAGCCCGCTTGAAGCACAGGAAACAACCTTCCAAAATGCTTTTGATTATTCCTTAGATTGCGGCGATTTTACCACCGCAGGTTATAGCGCCATCTGGCTGCTGGTTACCGGTTTTTTCAGCGGTAAACATTTCGAGCAGCTTTCCCGGGAAGCGGCCAATTTCTACCAATTCTATCTTGAGCATGAATCCGGACATTTGCAGGAACTCTTTTTACCTTTTGCCAGCCAGCTGCTGACCAGCTTATCCGGGATGTCATCTTTTGATTTAAAAATAGGGCCGGCATTTAATCAGGATATCTTTCTTACTAAGCATCAGCATAACCCGGTCGCGCTGGGTTTTTATTATAGCGCCAGACTTTACCGGGTTTTGTTATTGGAACAGACACAAACACCTGAGCAAGCTATTGCCTTGTGCGAACAGGGAAACCGTTTTAATCCCGGCACTATACTGATCCCTTTTAACAACTTCCATCTCAGCCTGGTTTTAACCGGCAATTTCAATCTCTATAGCAATGAAGAACAAAAGCAAAAGGCCCGGAACAAGATCGATAGCCTGCTCAGGCAAATGAAAAACTGGAGTGAATTAACCCCGGCGAATTATTTGCACAAATACCTGCTGATGTCAGCCGAATCTGCCCGGATTTTTGGCGAAAGCCACAGCAATGTCATGCAAAAATATGAAGCCGCCATTTCGGCATTGGAACAAACCCGGTATAAACATTATCTGGCGCTGGCAAATAAATGTTATGCCGGCTATTTACAACACAAGGGGCATATAAAAATTGCCGCCATGTACCTGCAACAAGCCCTCTATCTTTATCAAGGCTGGGGCTTTGCCAATCCTGTCAGGCAAATTAAAGAGCACTATGCCCGGTTGATGCCGCTCCCGGCTCAAGCGCCGCTATCAATACCCGAAGACAACAACCAGGCCCCCCTTGATAGCCAGACCCTGGATAAACTCCACCAGGTGCTTGCCGGAGAGAGCAACCAGAAAAAACTGTTACAACAATTAATTTGCCTGACGGCTGAAAATGCCGGCGCCGACAAGGCCATCCTGATATTGCGGGAGCAGGACAGCGAACACTGGTTTATCGAAGCACAATATCAGCTTAAAGAGTCGCAAGCAGATATCCGGGTACTGCAACATGCCTCCCCGGATAAGGATAAAATACCGCTGTCCCTGATCGAATATAATCTCCGTCTGGGTAAAGACCTGCTACTTGCCAACCCCCACCAGCAAAGCCAGTTTAGCCAAGATAGCTATATAAAAGTGCATAAACCCGGCTCAATTCTCTGCTGCGGCTTATTCAACCTGGGAAAGGTAACCGGCCTGATATACCTGGAAAACCAGATCTCCAGCTACGCTTTTACCCGGGAGCACCTGACCAGCTTAAAATTGGTCGCGGGGTTTTCGGCGATGCAGCTGGAAAATGCTCGCCTGAACCAAGAGCTCGAAACCAGGGTAACAAACCAAACCCGGGCATTAAAATTTAAAGCCGGTCTTGCTTCCCTGCTGGCTGAATTATCACATCAGCTAACACACTTGCCACCGGGTGAATGCGACAGAGAAATTGCCCGGGCTCTCGCCGTTTTAGGAAGTTTTTGCCGTCTCGATAATATCTATGTCTACCTTAGCAAAGGCAAAATACTGAAGATCGCCCACTGCTGGCACTTAAAAACCGGCAAGGTGCCCCTTGATATCCATATCGCCAGGCACAAAAACTTCATCCGTTTGCTTGAGCAAAAAAACTGTTTTTGCTTTAGGTCGCTAACGGAAATCCCCGCCGGTGCATCGGATTTCAATCAGGCCCTGGCCCAATATCAATTCAACTCAGGGATCATCGTCCGCTTATCAGATAAAGCAGAAAACCCCGGTTTTATCGCATTTGACAGCTCAACTAACAGGCATGCCTGGACGGATCCCGAAATCGCTTTACTGAAAACAGCCGCCGCTATCTTCGCCAGCGCCATCAAAAACAGCGCGCTGGCTCACCAACTCAAACAGACACAAGAAACATTGCTCAAAACAGAACATCAGCTAAACCAGAGTATCCAGCTAGATGAACTTACCGGGCTCCATAACCGGGTATTCTTCCACCAGCAATTGGCTTTGGAAATAACACGCGCCGCAAGAAACCAGCGCTATCTGTCAATTATTTTGCTGGATATTGATTATTTCAGACGTTATAACGACAATTGCGGTCATATCACCGGAGATAAAGCCCTGGTCAAAGTTGCCCGCAGCATAGAAAAGTTACTGAAACGTTCGGGAGAAAGTGTCGCCCGTTTTAGCGGAGAAGAATTTGCCATCATCCTCCCGGAAACCGACTTAAATCATGCCCATAAAACCGCAACTTTATTATGTAAGGGTATCCGCAGATTAAAAATCCCCCACCCCTGCTCAGATGCCTCAGAAGTGTTAACCGTAAGCCTGGGCATAGCAACCACTAAAGCCAGGATACAAACCTCGGCACAAGCTATGCTCAGTGTCGCGGATAAAGCCCTTTACCAGGCCAAAACCAATGGCCGTAACCGCTTTGCCGCCATAGAGCTGGAAAGTGACCATTATGCCGTGCCAAAGCAAGGGGCTTAG
- the prfB gene encoding peptide chain release factor 2 (programmed frameshift), with the protein MFEVNPILNKLKEIRERTDTLRGYLDYDLKAERLVEVCRELELPDVWNEPERAQALGKERASLEAIVETIDELDSGCEDIEGLIELAVDEEDEETFEDALSEAGGLDEKLQKLEFRRMFSGENDPADCYLDIQSGSGGTEAQDWASMLMRMYLRWGEAHGFKTELIEVTDGDVAGIKGCTIKYSGEYAYGWLRTETGVHRLVRKSPFDSNSRRHTSFASAFIYPEVDDNIEIDINPADLRVDTYRASGAGGQHVNKTDSAIRLTHIPTGAVVQCQNDRSQHKNRATAMKLLKAKLYELEIQKQNEGKQELEDGKSDIGWGSQIRSYVLDDSRIKDLRTGVENRNTQAVLDGDLDRFIEASLKSGL; encoded by the exons ATGTTTGAAGTTAATCCGATATTAAATAAATTAAAAGAAATTCGCGAACGCACAGATACCCTTAGGGGGTACCTT GACTACGATCTCAAAGCTGAACGTCTAGTTGAAGTTTGCCGTGAATTAGAATTACCCGATGTCTGGAATGAACCGGAACGGGCACAGGCCCTGGGTAAAGAAAGAGCGTCTCTTGAAGCCATAGTCGAGACCATAGATGAACTGGACTCGGGCTGTGAAGATATCGAAGGTCTGATTGAACTGGCGGTGGACGAGGAAGATGAAGAAACTTTCGAAGATGCCCTCTCGGAAGCCGGCGGCCTGGATGAAAAGCTACAAAAATTAGAGTTTCGCCGCATGTTCAGCGGTGAAAACGATCCGGCAGACTGTTATCTGGATATCCAGTCGGGCTCAGGCGGCACCGAAGCCCAGGATTGGGCCAGCATGCTGATGCGCATGTACCTGCGCTGGGGTGAAGCCCACGGCTTTAAAACCGAGCTGATTGAAGTGACCGACGGCGATGTCGCCGGTATAAAAGGGTGTACCATCAAGTACAGCGGTGAATATGCCTATGGCTGGTTGCGGACCGAAACCGGGGTACATCGTTTAGTGCGTAAATCGCCGTTTGATTCCAACTCGCGTCGCCATACCTCGTTTGCTTCGGCGTTTATTTACCCGGAAGTGGATGATAATATCGAAATTGATATCAATCCGGCGGATTTACGGGTGGATACCTACCGGGCATCCGGTGCCGGTGGTCAGCACGTCAATAAAACCGACTCGGCTATTCGTCTTACCCATATTCCTACCGGGGCAGTGGTACAGTGCCAAAATGACCGCTCGCAGCATAAAAACCGCGCCACGGCGATGAAGCTGTTAAAAGCGAAATTGTACGAGCTGGAAATTCAGAAGCAAAACGAAGGCAAACAAGAGCTCGAAGACGGTAAATCGGATATCGGCTGGGGCAGCCAGATCCGCTCTTATGTGCTTGATGACAGCCGCATAAAAGATTTAAGAACCGGCGTTGAAAACCGTAATACCCAGGCGGTGCTTGACGGCGATTTAGACAGATTTATTGAAGCCAGCCTCAAATCTGGCCTTTAA
- a CDS encoding YkvA family protein, producing MAFEVKFELEESDLEYFREVMRKAQAGTKALDEGQILSNAKNLSGDVKGNVPEFVRLRLKKLETLVAMIEDSEWKLPEEERADVLSALAYFSEPEDLVPDHIPVLGFLDDAIMIELVAEELQDDIDAFEEFCAYREREEVRAGDNPITREEWLDSKRRELHSRLRHRRSTRRSGRSSFRSIF from the coding sequence ATGGCATTTGAAGTTAAATTCGAGTTGGAAGAGTCGGATCTGGAGTACTTTCGTGAAGTAATGAGAAAGGCACAGGCTGGCACTAAGGCCTTGGATGAAGGTCAGATCTTAAGCAATGCAAAAAACCTTAGTGGTGATGTGAAAGGAAATGTGCCGGAATTTGTTCGTTTGCGTCTTAAGAAGTTAGAAACCTTAGTGGCCATGATCGAAGACAGCGAATGGAAATTGCCGGAAGAAGAGCGGGCCGATGTGCTTAGTGCTTTGGCTTATTTCAGTGAGCCTGAAGATTTAGTGCCGGATCATATCCCGGTGCTGGGTTTTCTCGATGACGCCATTATGATCGAGTTAGTCGCCGAAGAATTGCAGGACGACATTGACGCATTTGAAGAATTTTGCGCTTACCGTGAGCGTGAAGAAGTCAGGGCCGGTGATAATCCTATTACCCGGGAAGAATGGCTGGACTCAAAACGACGCGAATTACATAGTCGTTTACGCCACCGTCGCAGTACCAGGCGCTCGGGTCGTTCTTCGTTCCGCTCCATTTTTTAA